A part of Thermococcus sp. JdF3 genomic DNA contains:
- the purC gene encoding phosphoribosylaminoimidazolesuccinocarboxamide synthase, with translation MQVYEGKAKKVIPLDDGKAIMEFKDDATAFDGKKKGQFKGKGWLNAQISAVLFKVLEEGGVKTHFIGIAGDNRLIVERLRMYPVEVVVRNVVAGSLKKRLPLEEGTELPEPIVELYYKDDSLGDPMINHHHARVLGISESEIREMERIALRVNEVLREYFAERGIILVDFKLEFGKNERGEIILGDEISPDTCRFWDAETRESLDKDVFRFDRGDLINAYEELYRRLTGA, from the coding sequence ATGCAGGTTTATGAAGGTAAGGCCAAGAAGGTTATCCCTCTCGACGATGGAAAGGCCATTATGGAGTTCAAGGACGATGCTACGGCCTTCGATGGTAAAAAGAAGGGCCAATTTAAGGGCAAGGGCTGGCTCAACGCCCAGATCAGCGCGGTTCTTTTCAAAGTCCTTGAGGAGGGGGGCGTTAAGACGCACTTCATAGGCATCGCGGGTGACAACAGGCTCATCGTTGAGAGGCTCAGGATGTATCCCGTCGAGGTCGTGGTTAGAAACGTCGTTGCCGGAAGCCTGAAGAAGCGCCTTCCGCTTGAGGAGGGAACTGAGCTGCCGGAGCCGATAGTCGAGCTTTACTACAAGGACGACAGCCTCGGCGATCCTATGATAAACCACCACCACGCCAGGGTTCTCGGGATAAGCGAGAGCGAGATAAGGGAGATGGAGCGGATTGCCCTCAGGGTGAACGAGGTCCTCAGGGAGTACTTTGCCGAGCGTGGAATCATACTGGTCGACTTCAAGCTGGAGTTTGGAAAGAACGAGAGGGGTGAGATAATCCTCGGTGACGAGATAAGCCCGGACACCTGCCGCTTCTGGGACGCCGAAACCAGGGAGAGCCTCGACAAGGACGTCTTCCGCTTCGACAGGGGCGACCTCATCAACGCCTACGAGGAGCTGTACAGGAGGCTTACGGGGGCTTAG
- a CDS encoding antitoxin family protein: MSKVIVALYRGDVLIPLEKLDLPPGVKLRIRIEGVEGRDELKELGYLKLLQEGDDAEELFEI; the protein is encoded by the coding sequence ATGTCCAAGGTGATAGTTGCCCTCTACCGTGGGGACGTCCTAATACCCCTTGAAAAGCTTGACCTTCCCCCCGGTGTCAAGCTGAGGATAAGGATCGAAGGAGTGGAAGGACGGGACGAACTCAAGGAGCTCGGTTACCTGAAACTTCTCCAGGAGGGCGATGACGCTGAGGAACTCTTCGAAATTTAG
- the purF gene encoding amidophosphoribosyltransferase, translating into MREKCGVFAAVAENAPKKAYYALIALQHRGQESAGISVWKHRIRTVAGRGLVSEVFRNGELAKLKSSTAIAHVRYSTSGSPTETQPLETGCCGKRIAVAHNGTLTNFLPLRRHYERLGVKFRHSVDSELLGISFLWHLRETGDEFEAMREVFSEVKGAYSVALLFDGKILVARDPVGFRPLSYGVGDGHYFASEDSALRLFVEEVRDVKPGEVFLLSEDEIENRILATEKRHGCVFEYIYFARPDSTIDGVNVYLARVRMGQELARESPADGDVVIAVPDSGRAAALGFSRVSGIPYSEGLIKNRYIGRTFITPGQFYRELKVKLKLSPVREVIEGKSVVLVDDSIVRGTTMKRIVAMLRKAGAREVHVRIASPPIRHPCYMGVDIPTRHELIAAFGSVEKVRESIGADSLAYLSVEGLKKAVGRRGLCLACLTGEYPEWAFRF; encoded by the coding sequence ATGAGGGAGAAGTGCGGCGTCTTTGCAGCGGTTGCCGAGAATGCTCCAAAAAAAGCCTACTACGCGCTGATAGCACTGCAGCACAGGGGGCAGGAGAGCGCGGGAATAAGCGTGTGGAAGCACCGTATACGTACCGTTGCTGGAAGGGGACTCGTCTCGGAGGTCTTCAGGAACGGTGAGCTGGCAAAGCTCAAATCCAGCACGGCGATAGCCCACGTCAGATACTCGACCTCCGGCTCCCCCACCGAAACCCAGCCACTTGAGACCGGCTGTTGCGGGAAAAGGATAGCCGTTGCCCACAACGGGACTCTCACGAATTTCCTTCCCCTCAGGAGGCACTACGAACGGCTGGGAGTTAAGTTCAGGCACTCGGTAGATTCCGAGCTGCTGGGGATTTCTTTTCTCTGGCACCTTCGCGAGACTGGAGACGAGTTCGAGGCTATGCGGGAAGTTTTCAGCGAGGTAAAGGGAGCCTACTCCGTGGCCCTCCTCTTCGACGGGAAGATACTCGTGGCCAGGGACCCGGTCGGCTTCAGGCCGCTCAGCTACGGGGTTGGGGACGGTCACTATTTCGCCTCGGAGGATTCCGCGTTGAGGCTCTTCGTGGAGGAGGTGAGGGACGTCAAGCCGGGGGAGGTCTTTCTTCTCTCGGAGGATGAAATTGAAAACCGCATCCTTGCCACGGAAAAACGCCACGGCTGCGTCTTTGAATACATTTACTTCGCCCGCCCGGACAGCACGATAGACGGTGTAAACGTATACCTCGCGAGGGTCAGGATGGGGCAGGAGCTGGCCAGGGAGAGCCCGGCCGACGGAGACGTTGTCATAGCCGTGCCGGATTCCGGGAGGGCGGCGGCTCTTGGTTTCTCCAGGGTCAGCGGGATTCCCTACTCAGAGGGTCTCATAAAGAACCGCTACATAGGGCGGACGTTCATAACCCCCGGCCAGTTCTACCGCGAGCTGAAGGTTAAGCTCAAGCTCTCGCCGGTGAGGGAGGTAATAGAGGGGAAGAGCGTCGTGCTGGTCGATGACTCAATCGTCAGGGGGACTACTATGAAGCGCATCGTCGCCATGCTCAGAAAGGCCGGCGCGAGGGAGGTTCACGTCAGGATAGCCTCCCCGCCGATAAGGCACCCGTGCTACATGGGGGTGGACATTCCGACGAGACACGAACTCATAGCGGCATTTGGAAGCGTTGAGAAGGTGAGGGAATCCATAGGAGCGGACAGCCTGGCGTACCTCAGCGTCGAAGGGCTGAAAAAAGCCGTTGGGAGGAGAGGCCTCTGCCTGGCGTGCCTCACCGGAGAGTATCCTGAGTGGGCCTTCAGGTTTTAG